tttttatttcttttatatttgttttattttaccttttttttccctattaaTTAGTCACTGGCAGTTGGCTGATAGATGTTGTCATTGTGTCAAAGCCCGTATACTTTGGGACCTTGTTGTCACATCCCAAAATAATCCCTCACTTAAGCTTTTAATAAGTAAGCAAAAAGCTTTTAGAAAAGCCTGGTAACATCCACACATCTTCACAAGTGAATAGAAGACAAGAGAATAGTGTGGAGAATTCTAGTTGAGAACTCTTGAAAACTCATGTAAATAACTTATAGTATTTTCTAGAGAATTTTAAAGCAGTGGAGAACTTTGAGGTTTCAAAGAGTTttcttggtgcctataaataggtggtGGTCGCTAAGGCACCAAAAACTAGCATTCCTAGCATTGTAAAATGTGAGTAATCAAATTCTCCTTTCTTCCAAACTCTCTAAGTCTTACTtcctttgtttatttatctCAAGTTTTTGAGGTGCTTTAGAAACACCCAAGTCTGTGACATTATGCTCACTTTTGTGTATTTTGGTGTGACATTGTGCTGGCTTTTGTGTATTTTGAAGcatttgaaagaaaagaaatagcaGAACCTCAAGGATGAGGAACACACAAATCATATGTTGAAGgatttattcttgaaattaaattttgaatggGTTAAGGTCTGTTGGTTTGATTTCTCCTTGGTAGACTTCATAGAGGGCTTAGGATTTAGATAGGATGCGCAGATTCTTTTGTTTAGTGCTTTTTTGagctcttttaatttttaatattatcttttatttgcctatatatatagattttagaaagaaaaaaaaaagaataaattgcACAAATAAGGTTCATTTGATGCATTGTGCAAATATGGTTCATTTGAGAAATAGAAAATCTCTTGAGGCTCAAGAGTACATTTACAAACTACAGTGTCGGTAAGATGATGCACCAGAATCATAAGTTCCTGTGCTAACATTGTGCACCAGTTCACAGTATACTACAATTTCAAAGTTGCAATCTAACAAGCAAGGAAACTTTACCATGTGGCATAAATAGCTCATGAATCATTAATATAGAAGAGACCAGGGCATACCTTTTCACTTAGAGAGCATACCTTTTCACTTAGGGAAAAGAGCACAAGTAAAACCATCACTAACAAGTTGATTAACCGCATCTCTGAACTTGTAATAATCATCGATTGTGTTGTAAACTTGATAAGAAATTCGAGCATACCCTGTTATTGGATTAACCTCCCCATCTTTTGGGTGCCGATAGTATATTGGCACTTCAACACCAAAATTTTCCCTCAAATGCTTTCTTAACTTCATAGCATCTGAATCACTAGAAATCCCCAAAGAAACGGGCAACCCAACCATTATCAAGCTTGCACACATTTCTTGTGGAGTCCCAAGATTTGTCCCCCATGCACTGGCCAACATCTTCCCCATCTCAACAACACCATCatgatttcttttcttgattCCCTCTATACCACCTTCAAACCGGTTCGTGAATTCAATTGCATCCGAGACCACCAATTGGGCACTGTAATCTCTAGTCCCTATCCAACCACTTTCTATGGCTAACCCATTACCGTATTCATGAGACACCACCGGATGGTGCAACTCCGGACAAGTCTCAGGTGTTTTCCGGCAGTACAAAAATGCAACGGATGGCGGGCAAAAGAACCATTTATGCAAATTACTGGTGTAAAAATCAGCACCAAtttctttcatatcaacatcagTACACCCAATACCATGAGCTGCATCCACGAAAACTTGGTCAACCCCCTCTTCCCTGCAAATCTTGACCAACTCTTTTACCGGAATCAGCACCGACGGCATCGACGTAATGTGATCGATCACAGCCAACCTCACCCTTCCACTGTTGGCCTTCCCTCTCATCAAAGCCCGCCTAAACTCATCCACAATCTCTTCGTTCGAATTCACCGGAAACGGCAACGGAACTTCGATGACTTGGCCGCCGGCGCGACAGACGTAGGCGTGGATGGACTTCTTGACGGCGCCGTAGGCGTAGTGGAGCATGACGACGGCGTCGCCCCTCTGGAATCGGCCTTCTGTGAAGGCCCAAGCGATTTGCTGGAGGACGATTGCGGCGGCGGTGGTGGCGTTGTCGACAAGGGAGATTTCATCGACGTGGTCGGCGTTGACGAGGTCCTTGATCAGGGTTCTTGAACGGAGAATGGCTGGCTGGAGACGGTTGAAGTAGAAGTGGTCGGGCTGGCGGAGAAATAGGAGCTGCCAATGGTGTTGAGCGGCAGTAACGGAGGCCGGGCAGCTGCCGAAAGACCCGTTATTGATTCTGGCGATACTGGGGTCGTGGTGAGAGAATTCAAATCGAAGATCTGACTCAGATATCAACATGGGCTTTGATTTCTTGGAGATGTTATGGGTGCCGTTGCTTTCATTTTGCTGATGATGGGGAGGTGAAGACTCCATGATTGAGGATTGAGAGCTAGGGTTTTGGgtgaaagaagagagaagatgaGAATGATGGTGACTTACAATGATGTCGGAAATGATATAGTGAAAGTGAGAAGGAGCCAAGAGTAATGGAGATGTGAAGGGAAGTGGGCAACAACTGAATAAACGGCTGGAATGGCGCCATGTCATACACATGG
Above is a genomic segment from Vitis riparia cultivar Riparia Gloire de Montpellier isolate 1030 chromosome 14, EGFV_Vit.rip_1.0, whole genome shotgun sequence containing:
- the LOC117930146 gene encoding probable L-cysteine desulfhydrase, chloroplastic; this encodes MSRAMCMTWRHSSRLFSCCPLPFTSPLLLAPSHFHYIISDIIVSHHHSHLLSSFTQNPSSQSSIMESSPPHHQQNESNGTHNISKKSKPMLISESDLRFEFSHHDPSIARINNGSFGSCPASVTAAQHHWQLLFLRQPDHFYFNRLQPAILRSRTLIKDLVNADHVDEISLVDNATTAAAIVLQQIAWAFTEGRFQRGDAVVMLHYAYGAVKKSIHAYVCRAGGQVIEVPLPFPVNSNEEIVDEFRRALMRGKANSGRVRLAVIDHITSMPSVLIPVKELVKICREEGVDQVFVDAAHGIGCTDVDMKEIGADFYTSNLHKWFFCPPSVAFLYCRKTPETCPELHHPVVSHEYGNGLAIESGWIGTRDYSAQLVVSDAIEFTNRFEGGIEGIKKRNHDGVVEMGKMLASAWGTNLGTPQEMCASLIMVGLPVSLGISSDSDAMKLRKHLRENFGVEVPIYYRHPKDGEVNPITGYARISYQVYNTIDDYYKFRDAVNQLVSDGFTCALFPK